A region of Sparus aurata chromosome 8, fSpaAur1.1, whole genome shotgun sequence DNA encodes the following proteins:
- the gxylt1a gene encoding glucoside xylosyltransferase 1 isoform X2, whose product MRCYLHAFLLCMIFTFFSLLYVCNQLASTLEEGDDWSLREQGTLDRSAHDSGHPLRKRPGLAGLRDREGLDRVKSGSAVTEHSDGRSHLAVVACGPRLEETLTMLKSAVLLSKKPLHFYIFAEDELHDSFRNALDAWPRTVQTKFNFTIYPITFPKENAKEWKKLFKPCASQRLFLPLILKEVDSLLYVDTDILFLRPVEDIWALLSQFNSSQLAAMAPEHEEPRIGWYNRFARHPYYGKTGINSGVMLMNMTRLREKSFKNDMTTVALQWKEILMPLLQKYKLNITWGDQDLLNIIFHHNPESLYVFPCQWNYRPDHCIYGSNCQQAEHEGVFILHGNRGVYHDNKQPAFRAVYEAIQKHPFGESMETSLLFPLEASLQTTTNSYCGRASHLFTKKLKQSIASVQQDTTLRR is encoded by the exons ATGCGATGCTATCTCCACGCATTTCTCCTCTGCATGATTTTCACCTTCTTTTCGCTGTTGTATGTGTGCAATCAACTAGCCTCCACCTTGGAGGAGGGAGACGACTGGAGCCTGAGAGAACAGGGGACACTCGACAGGAGCGCTCATGACAGCGGGCACCCTCTCAGGAAACGCCCAGGACTGGCAGGCCTCCGAGACCGCGAGGGACTTGACAG AGTGAAGTCAGGCTCAGCAGTCACAGAGCACAGTGATGGGAGAAGTCATCTGGCTGTGGTGGCCTGCGGCCCCCGGCTAGAGGAGACTCTCACCATGCTGAAGTCTGCTGTTCTCTTAAGCAAAAAGCCTCTGCACTTTTACATCTTTGCTGAAGATGAGCTACACGACAGCTTCAGAAATGCC CTGGACGCTTGGCCCAGGACAGTTCAGACCAAATTTAACTTCACCATCTACCCCATTACTTTTCCCAAGGAGAATGCTAAGGAGTGGAAAAAGCTTTTCAAACCTTGTGCCTCTCAGAGGCTGTTCCTGCCA CTGATCCTGAAGGAAGTGGATTCTTTGCTCTATGTGGACACAGATATCCTTTTTCTGCGGCCAGTAGAGGACATCTGGGCCCTCCTTTCTCAGTTCAATTCGAGCCAATTAGCTGCCATGGCTCCAGAGCACGAGGAGCCACGCATTGGCTGGTACAACCGTTTTGCCCGCCACCCTTACTACGGAAAAACGGGCATCAACTCAGGGGTCATGCTCATGAACATGACACGCCTCAGGGAGAAATCTTTTAAG AACGACATGACAACAGTTGCACTGCAATGGAAGGAAATTCTGATGCCCCTTCTCCAAAAGTATAAACTCAATATCACGTGGGGTGACCAGGACCTTCTTAATATCATATTTCACCACAACCCAG AAAGCCTGTATGTGTTCCCCTGCCAGTGGAACTACCGTCCAGACCACTGCATCTATGGCAGCAACTGTCAACAGGCTGAACACGAAGGTGTTTTCAttctccatggcaacaggggagtTTACCATGATAACAAACAGCCAGCATTTCGAGCTGTCTACGAGGCCATCCAAAAG CACCCGTTCGGTGAGAGCATGGAGACTTCACTGCTTTTCCCACTGGAAGCGTCGCTGCAGACCACCACAAATAGCTACTGTGGAAGAGCCAGTCACCTGTTTACAAAGAAGTTAAAACAGAGCATCGCGTCTGTTCAACAAGACACCACACTGAGAAGATGA
- the gxylt1a gene encoding glucoside xylosyltransferase 1 isoform X1, whose product MRCYLHAFLLCMIFTFFSLLYVCNQLASTLEEGDDWSLREQGTLDRSAHDSGHPLRKRPGLAGLRDREGLDRCKSGSVSYWNPYWRLPADVCGVNCLLESPLRVKSGSAVTEHSDGRSHLAVVACGPRLEETLTMLKSAVLLSKKPLHFYIFAEDELHDSFRNALDAWPRTVQTKFNFTIYPITFPKENAKEWKKLFKPCASQRLFLPLILKEVDSLLYVDTDILFLRPVEDIWALLSQFNSSQLAAMAPEHEEPRIGWYNRFARHPYYGKTGINSGVMLMNMTRLREKSFKNDMTTVALQWKEILMPLLQKYKLNITWGDQDLLNIIFHHNPESLYVFPCQWNYRPDHCIYGSNCQQAEHEGVFILHGNRGVYHDNKQPAFRAVYEAIQKHPFGESMETSLLFPLEASLQTTTNSYCGRASHLFTKKLKQSIASVQQDTTLRR is encoded by the exons ATGCGATGCTATCTCCACGCATTTCTCCTCTGCATGATTTTCACCTTCTTTTCGCTGTTGTATGTGTGCAATCAACTAGCCTCCACCTTGGAGGAGGGAGACGACTGGAGCCTGAGAGAACAGGGGACACTCGACAGGAGCGCTCATGACAGCGGGCACCCTCTCAGGAAACGCCCAGGACTGGCAGGCCTCCGAGACCGCGAGGGACTTGACAG GTGTAAATCAGGTTCAGTTTCTTACTGGAATCCATATTGGAGACTGCCTGCTGATGTTTGTGGAGTGAACTGCTTATTGGAATCACCTCTTAG AGTGAAGTCAGGCTCAGCAGTCACAGAGCACAGTGATGGGAGAAGTCATCTGGCTGTGGTGGCCTGCGGCCCCCGGCTAGAGGAGACTCTCACCATGCTGAAGTCTGCTGTTCTCTTAAGCAAAAAGCCTCTGCACTTTTACATCTTTGCTGAAGATGAGCTACACGACAGCTTCAGAAATGCC CTGGACGCTTGGCCCAGGACAGTTCAGACCAAATTTAACTTCACCATCTACCCCATTACTTTTCCCAAGGAGAATGCTAAGGAGTGGAAAAAGCTTTTCAAACCTTGTGCCTCTCAGAGGCTGTTCCTGCCA CTGATCCTGAAGGAAGTGGATTCTTTGCTCTATGTGGACACAGATATCCTTTTTCTGCGGCCAGTAGAGGACATCTGGGCCCTCCTTTCTCAGTTCAATTCGAGCCAATTAGCTGCCATGGCTCCAGAGCACGAGGAGCCACGCATTGGCTGGTACAACCGTTTTGCCCGCCACCCTTACTACGGAAAAACGGGCATCAACTCAGGGGTCATGCTCATGAACATGACACGCCTCAGGGAGAAATCTTTTAAG AACGACATGACAACAGTTGCACTGCAATGGAAGGAAATTCTGATGCCCCTTCTCCAAAAGTATAAACTCAATATCACGTGGGGTGACCAGGACCTTCTTAATATCATATTTCACCACAACCCAG AAAGCCTGTATGTGTTCCCCTGCCAGTGGAACTACCGTCCAGACCACTGCATCTATGGCAGCAACTGTCAACAGGCTGAACACGAAGGTGTTTTCAttctccatggcaacaggggagtTTACCATGATAACAAACAGCCAGCATTTCGAGCTGTCTACGAGGCCATCCAAAAG CACCCGTTCGGTGAGAGCATGGAGACTTCACTGCTTTTCCCACTGGAAGCGTCGCTGCAGACCACCACAAATAGCTACTGTGGAAGAGCCAGTCACCTGTTTACAAAGAAGTTAAAACAGAGCATCGCGTCTGTTCAACAAGACACCACACTGAGAAGATGA
- the LOC115585940 gene encoding YY1-associated factor 2-like isoform X2 — protein MGDKKSPTRKPRPVSQLVAQQVNQQFAPSAHPKKDKKEKSEKDKSDKDPLLKKKSHKKWRPRLKNIDRSSAQHLEVTVGDLTVIITDFKEKAKPMSTSTSAASADQHSQSGSSSENTE, from the exons ATGGGAGACAAGAAAAGCCCCACAAG aaaacCACGGCCTGTTTCTCAGCTGGTTGCACAGCAAGTAAATCAGCAGTTTGCACCCTCCGCACACCCCAAAAAGGACAAGAAAGAAAAGTCGGAGAAAGACAAAAGTGATAAAGATCCattgctgaaaaagaaaagccatAAAAAGTGGAG GCCCAGGTTAAAAAACATCGACAGGAGCAGCGCCCAGCATCTAGAGGTCACAGTCGGAGACTTAACTGTAATAATCACAGACTTTAAGGAGAAAGCCAAACCCATGTCCACGTCAACAAGCGCTGCCTCAGCAGACCAGCACAGTCAGAGTGGCTCAAGTtctgaaaacactgaatga
- the LOC115585940 gene encoding YY1-associated factor 2-like isoform X1 — protein sequence MGDKKSPTRPKRQSKPSSDDGYWDCSVCTFKNSAEAFKCLMCDVRKGTSTRKPRPVSQLVAQQVNQQFAPSAHPKKDKKEKSEKDKSDKDPLLKKKSHKKWRPRLKNIDRSSAQHLEVTVGDLTVIITDFKEKAKPMSTSTSAASADQHSQSGSSSENTE from the exons ATGGGAGACAAGAAAAGCCCCACAAG gCCGAAGCGGCAGTCGAAGCCCTCCTCCGATGACGGTTACTGGGACTGTAGCGTCTGCACGTTCAAGAACAGCGCTGAGGCGTTCAAGTGCTTGATGTGTGATGTCAGGAAGGGGACGTCAACTCG aaaacCACGGCCTGTTTCTCAGCTGGTTGCACAGCAAGTAAATCAGCAGTTTGCACCCTCCGCACACCCCAAAAAGGACAAGAAAGAAAAGTCGGAGAAAGACAAAAGTGATAAAGATCCattgctgaaaaagaaaagccatAAAAAGTGGAG GCCCAGGTTAAAAAACATCGACAGGAGCAGCGCCCAGCATCTAGAGGTCACAGTCGGAGACTTAACTGTAATAATCACAGACTTTAAGGAGAAAGCCAAACCCATGTCCACGTCAACAAGCGCTGCCTCAGCAGACCAGCACAGTCAGAGTGGCTCAAGTtctgaaaacactgaatga